Proteins from a single region of Oncorhynchus tshawytscha isolate Ot180627B linkage group LG03, Otsh_v2.0, whole genome shotgun sequence:
- the LOC112242540 gene encoding NXPE family member 3, whose amino-acid sequence MVTSDRETGPDHGRQKGGTVWKNLSKYTPIFFFLALSGIIFLLRNIHTLEKLNCQTVSTLYQFQSSIHSAFTPEEQPPVDHNRSYCGHLGLEPSAEEALEQRYLLESIAWPEPQPRLTPRPLRQTSDPAHSLFAILPGGGGREWHVGDQLEALVHMHDFQGRPKRHGGDFLLARLHSPELGAGVAGQVLDHRNGLYSAVFPLLWEGSVRVEVTLVHPSEAVAVLRRLREEHPDRVFFKSLFRSGFLSETTVCNLCLPATRQPLCNYTDPHTGEPWYCYKPKLLSCDTRINHAKGGYQKHLLTNKESLLFQSGVNIKVRVHASGSDSVIVQPEKKDKPEMESSSVRAEPIRVTPSGYYFQGSWRALGGVTMHQFNDSSAITQCLKGKVVYMYGDSTARQWFEYLNAFVPELKEFNLHSPRNVGPFMAVDSTHNILLRYRCHGPPIRFSTVIASEMRYVANELDGLAGGPDTVVVLSVWAHFSTFPVEVYIRRLRHIRRAVVRLLDRAPGTLIVVRSANLQALDPEVSLYNSDWFSVQLDGVLRAMFRGLDVLLVDAWEMTLAHHLPHALHPPPVIVKNMIDTILSYVCPEKS is encoded by the exons ATGGTGACATCCGACCGTGAGACTGGGCCTGATCATGGGAGGCAGAAAGGAGGCACTGTTTGGAAGAACCTGTCCAAATACACCCCTATCTTCTTTTTTCTGGCCCTGTCTGGAATCATCTTCCTGTTGCGCAACATTCACACTCTTGAg AAGCTCAACTGCCAAACAGTGTCGACACTCTACCAGTTCCAGAGCAGCATTCATTCAGCCTTCACCCCAGAGGAACAACCTCCTGTGGATCACAACCGGAGCTACTGTGGCCACCTGGGCCTGGAGCCCTCAGCCGAGGAGGCTCTGGAGCAGCGTTACCTCCTGGAGTCCATCGCGTGGCCAGAGCCTCAGCCTCGGCTGACGCCTAGACCCCTGCGGCAGACCAGCGACCCTGCACACAGCCTGTTTGCAATCTTGCCAGGAGGGGGCGGGAGAGAGTGGCATGTGGGGGATCAGCTAGAGGCGCTAGTCCATATGCATGACTTCCAGGGGCGTCCCAAGCGTCACGGTGGGGACTTCCTGCTGGCCCGGCTGCATTCCCCAGAGTTGGGGGCGGGTGTTGCAGGACAGGTGCTGGACCACCGGAATGGGCTCTACTCAGCCGTGTTCCCGTTACTATGGGAGGGGTCTGTACGGGTAGAGGTGACACTGGTCCATCCTAGTGAGGCAGTTGCTGTGCTGCGTCGGTTACGAGAGGAACATCCCGACCGTGTCTTCTTCAAGAGTCTGTTCCGCTCTGGATTCCTGTCTGAGACCACCGTGTGCAACCTGTGCCTGCCAGCCACCCGGCAGCCGCTGTGTAATTATACGGACCCTCACACAGGTGAACCATGGTACTGCTACAAGCCCAAACTGCTCAGCTGTGACACGCGGATTAACCACGCCAAAGGAGGCTACCAAAAACACCTGCTCACCAACAAAGAGTCACTGCTCTTCCAGAG TGGTGTAAACATCAAAGTCCGTGTTCATGCTTCCGGGTCTGACAGTGTCATTGTGCAGCCTGAGAAGAAAG ACAAACCAGAGatggagagcagcagtgtgagAGCGGAGCCTATCAGGGTCACTCCATCTGGGTATTACTTCCAAGGGTCATGGCGAGCGCTGGGTGGTGTCACAATGCATCAGTTTAACGACTCTTCTGCCATTACTCAGTGTCTGAAGGGCAAGGTGGTGTACATGTATGGAGATTCCACTGCTAGACAGTGGTTCGAGTACCTCAATGCCTTTGTCCCAG AGCTGAAGGAGTTCAACCTTCACAGTCCTAGGAATGTGGGGCCTTTCATGGCAGTGGACAGCACCCACAACATCCTGCTGAGATACCGCTGTCACGGTCCTCCAATACGCTTCTCCACTGTCATTGCCAGTGAGATGCGCTATGTAGCTAACGAGCTGGACGGCCTGGCGGGAGGCCCAGATACCGTGGTGGTCCTCAGTGTTTGGGCCCATTTTAGCACCTTCCCTGTAGAGGTCTACATACGCAGGCTACGCCATATTCGACGGGCGGTGGTGCGGCTTCTGGACCGGGCTCCGGGGACCCTGATAGTGGTGCGTTCAGCCAACCTCCAAGCCCTGGACCCAGAGGTGAGCCTGTACAATAGTGACTGGTTCTCAGTACAGCTGGACGGTGTGCTCAGGGCCATGTTCAGGGGTCTGGATGTCTTGCTGGTGGATGCCTGGGAGATGACCCTTGCTCACCACCTCCCCCATGCTCTCCACCCGCCTCCAGTCATTGTCAAGAACATGATTGACACTATCCTGTCTTACGTATGCCCAGAGAAGAGCTAG
- the LOC112242563 gene encoding centrosomal protein of 97 kDa isoform X2 — protein MGVSDFTFDTTGPVVDLSAQGLQKLEPSFTCSDETHTLILDRNHIMKLDHLERSRGLQQLSVAGNRLVRMMGVCRLTELRVLNLPNNSIGYIEGLRDLPHLEWLNLSGNNIKVIEQLNGCVALQHLDISDNNISNIGDLTKLLALKTLLLHGNSITTLRTVPTHLPAHLSILSLAENEIRDLNEVSYLAPLHDLEQLSIMSNPCIMATPSLPGYDNRPYIMSWCLNLKILDGYLVSQKEGLKAEWLYSQGKGRSYRPGQHVQLVQYLATVCPLTSTSTLETAEDAKLEKILSKQRFHQRQLQQQTQGGSPSPPRPTQLDVETHSPCHVPPLGGAREADRATPVTAPPARQTEPAIMQINTWLGCEASQAGAPHLRGPRGMEDSLYLEDVQSQTDEDKLTGSLLSSESTFLPVTSDPAHSDSEDETETFEPDSLAPEHPIRPKKTSPEKTQHAPLEREMEMESEVDNRVKEVKGERVSADSHLTCTSTVSPPVTAGDQSQTNNSDPLQGAYSNCVAAEVRVGPKQEEEAVVRCDRLGRCEADKAAVRIQAWWRGMWARRSHPLAKEVRCEIRLRRMQEHIIFLSGELERVRQHHEEERLQRLVQEEAVNFLWSQLQSMQQWQRTVEGQLASVAQAGSSPAPALTPGLPPALRLPLPVAFSTADPACTDLSFPDSGFQFTGEQQAGQEDTFLSCGTGDSLETVRALALGGSMAPGVGGDSQDCSLLEQYLSSVQQREAEEGGASDRTGTPQPPSPLSLAEMEQPDSNTQNTAQSEDTEQQHTLGGPI, from the exons GTCCAGTGGTGGACCTGTCAGCGCAGGGTCTGCAGAAACTGGAGCCCAGTTTCACCTGCtctgatgaaacacacacactcattctggACAGGAACCACATCATGAAACTGGACCATCTGGAGAGGAGTCGAGGCCTCCAACAG CTGTCAGTTGCTGGTAACCGCCTGGTGCGGATGATGGGTGTGTGTCGTCTAACCGAGCTGAGAGTTCTGAACCTGCCCAATAACAGTATTGGCTATATTGAAGGGCTGAGAGACCTGCCACACCTGGAGTGGCTCAACCTGTCAGGCAACAACATCAAG GTCATTGAGCAGCTCAACGGCTGTGTGGCTCTCCAACACTTGGACATCTCTGACAACAACATCTCCAACATTGGTGATCTTACCAAGCTGTTAGCCTTAAAG ACCCTTCTCCTTCATGGTAACAGCATTACGACGCTACGCACTGTCCCCACTCATTTGCCCGCCCATCTGTCCATCCTCTCCCTGGCAGAGAATGAGATCAGAGACCTCAACGAG gtctcctacctggcaccCCTCCATGACCTGGAACAGCTCTCCATTATGAGTAACCCCTGCATCATGGCAACCCCCTCGTTGCCTGGATACGACAACCGGCCGTACATCATGAGCTGGTGCCTGAACCTGAAGATCCTGGACGGATACTTGGTGTCACAGAAAGAAGG GTTGAAGGCGGAGTGGCTGTACAGCCAGGGCAAAGGTCGCTCGTACCGGCCAGGTCAGCACGTGCAACTGGTCCAGTACCTTGCCACCGTGTGCCCTTTGACCTCCACGTCAACCCTGGAGACGGCCGAGGATGCCAAGCTGGAGAAGATCCTCAGCAAGCAGAG GTTCCACCAGAGGCAGCTCCAGCAGCAGACCCAAGGGGGTTCCCCCAGCCCTCCCCGCCCCACCCAGCTGGATGTGGAGACTCACAGCCCCTGTCATGTGCCTCCACTAGGGGGAgccagagaggcagacagagccaCACCTGTGACTGCCccaccagccagacagacag aGCCAGCGATCATGCAGATAAACACCTGGCTGGGCTGCGAAGCCTCCCAGGCGGGCGCACCTCATCTCCGTGGCCCCAGGGGTATGGAGGACAGCCTCTACCTGGAGGACGTTCAGAGCCAGACGGACGAAGATAAACTCACCGGTAGTCTGCTCTCCTCTGAGTCCACCTTTCTACCTGTCACCTCTGACCCCGCCCACTCTGACAGCGAGGACGAAACTGAGACATTTGAGCCTGACTCGCTGGCGCCTGAACACCCCATCCGTCCCAAAAAGACCTCTCCTGAAAAGACCCAACACGCACCCTTggaaagggagatggagatggagagtgaggtgGATAATAGAGTGAAGGAGGTAAAGGGAGAAAGGGTGTCAGCTGACAGCCACCTCACCTGTACCTCAACCGTCAGTCCACCTGTGACGGCAGGTGACCAATCACAGACCAATAACAGCGATCCGCTCCAGGGAGCATACTCAAACTGCGTTGCTGCAGAGGTGAGGGTGGGACCTAAGCAGGAAGAGGAAGCGGTGGTGAGATGTGACAGGCTGGGCCGCTGTGAGGCGGACAAGGCAGCCGTCAGGATCCAGGCATGGTGGAGGGGAATGTGGGCTCGGCGTAGCCACCCTCTGGCCAAAGAGGTCCGGTGTGAGATCCGCCTGCGCAGGATGCAGGAGCACATAATCTTCCTGTCTGGAGAGTTGGAGAG gGTGCGCCAGCACCACGAAGAGGAGCGTTTACAGAGACTGGTACAGGAGGAGGCTGTGAACTTTCTATGGAGTCAG CTTCAGTCCATGCAGCAGTGGCAGCGTACTGTGGAGGGGCAGCTGGCCAGTGTGGCTCAGGCTGGGTCATCTCCTGCTCCAGCCCTGACCCCCGGGCTCCCTCCAGCTCTTCGGCTCCCCCTGCCTGTGGCCTTCAGCACTGCAGACCCGGCTTGCACAGACCTCTCCTTCCCGGACTCAGGCTTCCAGTTTACAGGTGAACAGCAGGCGGGGCAGGAAGACACCTTCCTGAGCTGTGGGACGGGCGACTCTCTGGAGACTGTGCGGGCGCTGGCCTTGGGGGGGTCCATGGCTCCTGGCGTTGGGGGGGACAGTCAGGATTGCAGTCTGCTGGAGCAGTACCTGTCCTCTGTGCAACAGAGAGAGGCGGAGGAGGGGGGTGCCAGCGACAGAACAGGCACACCACagcccccctcacccctctcactGGCCGAAATGGAACAGCctgactccaacactcagaacaCCGCCCAGAGTGAAGACACAGAGCAGCAACACACACTGGGAGGTCCAATCTGA
- the LOC112242563 gene encoding centrosomal protein of 97 kDa isoform X1 produces MAMIERQAKGPDQQIEQNEGPVVDLSAQGLQKLEPSFTCSDETHTLILDRNHIMKLDHLERSRGLQQLSVAGNRLVRMMGVCRLTELRVLNLPNNSIGYIEGLRDLPHLEWLNLSGNNIKVIEQLNGCVALQHLDISDNNISNIGDLTKLLALKTLLLHGNSITTLRTVPTHLPAHLSILSLAENEIRDLNEVSYLAPLHDLEQLSIMSNPCIMATPSLPGYDNRPYIMSWCLNLKILDGYLVSQKEGLKAEWLYSQGKGRSYRPGQHVQLVQYLATVCPLTSTSTLETAEDAKLEKILSKQRFHQRQLQQQTQGGSPSPPRPTQLDVETHSPCHVPPLGGAREADRATPVTAPPARQTEPAIMQINTWLGCEASQAGAPHLRGPRGMEDSLYLEDVQSQTDEDKLTGSLLSSESTFLPVTSDPAHSDSEDETETFEPDSLAPEHPIRPKKTSPEKTQHAPLEREMEMESEVDNRVKEVKGERVSADSHLTCTSTVSPPVTAGDQSQTNNSDPLQGAYSNCVAAEVRVGPKQEEEAVVRCDRLGRCEADKAAVRIQAWWRGMWARRSHPLAKEVRCEIRLRRMQEHIIFLSGELERVRQHHEEERLQRLVQEEAVNFLWSQLQSMQQWQRTVEGQLASVAQAGSSPAPALTPGLPPALRLPLPVAFSTADPACTDLSFPDSGFQFTGEQQAGQEDTFLSCGTGDSLETVRALALGGSMAPGVGGDSQDCSLLEQYLSSVQQREAEEGGASDRTGTPQPPSPLSLAEMEQPDSNTQNTAQSEDTEQQHTLGGPI; encoded by the exons GTCCAGTGGTGGACCTGTCAGCGCAGGGTCTGCAGAAACTGGAGCCCAGTTTCACCTGCtctgatgaaacacacacactcattctggACAGGAACCACATCATGAAACTGGACCATCTGGAGAGGAGTCGAGGCCTCCAACAG CTGTCAGTTGCTGGTAACCGCCTGGTGCGGATGATGGGTGTGTGTCGTCTAACCGAGCTGAGAGTTCTGAACCTGCCCAATAACAGTATTGGCTATATTGAAGGGCTGAGAGACCTGCCACACCTGGAGTGGCTCAACCTGTCAGGCAACAACATCAAG GTCATTGAGCAGCTCAACGGCTGTGTGGCTCTCCAACACTTGGACATCTCTGACAACAACATCTCCAACATTGGTGATCTTACCAAGCTGTTAGCCTTAAAG ACCCTTCTCCTTCATGGTAACAGCATTACGACGCTACGCACTGTCCCCACTCATTTGCCCGCCCATCTGTCCATCCTCTCCCTGGCAGAGAATGAGATCAGAGACCTCAACGAG gtctcctacctggcaccCCTCCATGACCTGGAACAGCTCTCCATTATGAGTAACCCCTGCATCATGGCAACCCCCTCGTTGCCTGGATACGACAACCGGCCGTACATCATGAGCTGGTGCCTGAACCTGAAGATCCTGGACGGATACTTGGTGTCACAGAAAGAAGG GTTGAAGGCGGAGTGGCTGTACAGCCAGGGCAAAGGTCGCTCGTACCGGCCAGGTCAGCACGTGCAACTGGTCCAGTACCTTGCCACCGTGTGCCCTTTGACCTCCACGTCAACCCTGGAGACGGCCGAGGATGCCAAGCTGGAGAAGATCCTCAGCAAGCAGAG GTTCCACCAGAGGCAGCTCCAGCAGCAGACCCAAGGGGGTTCCCCCAGCCCTCCCCGCCCCACCCAGCTGGATGTGGAGACTCACAGCCCCTGTCATGTGCCTCCACTAGGGGGAgccagagaggcagacagagccaCACCTGTGACTGCCccaccagccagacagacag aGCCAGCGATCATGCAGATAAACACCTGGCTGGGCTGCGAAGCCTCCCAGGCGGGCGCACCTCATCTCCGTGGCCCCAGGGGTATGGAGGACAGCCTCTACCTGGAGGACGTTCAGAGCCAGACGGACGAAGATAAACTCACCGGTAGTCTGCTCTCCTCTGAGTCCACCTTTCTACCTGTCACCTCTGACCCCGCCCACTCTGACAGCGAGGACGAAACTGAGACATTTGAGCCTGACTCGCTGGCGCCTGAACACCCCATCCGTCCCAAAAAGACCTCTCCTGAAAAGACCCAACACGCACCCTTggaaagggagatggagatggagagtgaggtgGATAATAGAGTGAAGGAGGTAAAGGGAGAAAGGGTGTCAGCTGACAGCCACCTCACCTGTACCTCAACCGTCAGTCCACCTGTGACGGCAGGTGACCAATCACAGACCAATAACAGCGATCCGCTCCAGGGAGCATACTCAAACTGCGTTGCTGCAGAGGTGAGGGTGGGACCTAAGCAGGAAGAGGAAGCGGTGGTGAGATGTGACAGGCTGGGCCGCTGTGAGGCGGACAAGGCAGCCGTCAGGATCCAGGCATGGTGGAGGGGAATGTGGGCTCGGCGTAGCCACCCTCTGGCCAAAGAGGTCCGGTGTGAGATCCGCCTGCGCAGGATGCAGGAGCACATAATCTTCCTGTCTGGAGAGTTGGAGAG gGTGCGCCAGCACCACGAAGAGGAGCGTTTACAGAGACTGGTACAGGAGGAGGCTGTGAACTTTCTATGGAGTCAG CTTCAGTCCATGCAGCAGTGGCAGCGTACTGTGGAGGGGCAGCTGGCCAGTGTGGCTCAGGCTGGGTCATCTCCTGCTCCAGCCCTGACCCCCGGGCTCCCTCCAGCTCTTCGGCTCCCCCTGCCTGTGGCCTTCAGCACTGCAGACCCGGCTTGCACAGACCTCTCCTTCCCGGACTCAGGCTTCCAGTTTACAGGTGAACAGCAGGCGGGGCAGGAAGACACCTTCCTGAGCTGTGGGACGGGCGACTCTCTGGAGACTGTGCGGGCGCTGGCCTTGGGGGGGTCCATGGCTCCTGGCGTTGGGGGGGACAGTCAGGATTGCAGTCTGCTGGAGCAGTACCTGTCCTCTGTGCAACAGAGAGAGGCGGAGGAGGGGGGTGCCAGCGACAGAACAGGCACACCACagcccccctcacccctctcactGGCCGAAATGGAACAGCctgactccaacactcagaacaCCGCCCAGAGTGAAGACACAGAGCAGCAACACACACTGGGAGGTCCAATCTGA